One genomic region from Arthrobacter pigmenti encodes:
- a CDS encoding L-dopachrome tautomerase-related protein — protein MTDQIQELPAEQPLGQLEEVAYFHGAMLTGVTVSHEGRIFVNYPKWGDDVEYTVAEVIDGEAVAYPNQEINRSDPDNLAGTLLSVQSVVVDPADRLWILDTGSPLFQPTAFGGPKLVCVDLATDTVVKTILFPQDVALPTSYLNDVRFDLRRGQEGIAYLTDSSDQGPNGIVVADLATGESWRRLHDHPSTKAEELSAFVPVVEGRPVVERQADGSAGPAIAMGSDGIAISSDGGRLYYCPLASRRLYSVATDALVDCSIDSGAVAATVTEEGDKGGAGDGLESDAAGYVYATNYEHNAVLRWASGSDGAWETVAHDPRLLWPDTLSLARDGYLYVTANQLHRQSDYQNGEDRRVKPYTLFRIRVDAEPVLLR, from the coding sequence ATGACTGATCAGATTCAGGAGCTTCCCGCCGAGCAGCCGCTGGGACAGTTGGAGGAGGTTGCCTACTTTCATGGGGCGATGCTTACGGGCGTCACGGTATCGCATGAGGGCCGGATCTTTGTGAATTATCCCAAATGGGGCGACGACGTGGAGTACACCGTAGCCGAGGTCATCGACGGCGAGGCGGTTGCCTACCCTAATCAGGAGATCAACCGGAGCGATCCGGACAATCTGGCGGGTACCTTACTCTCGGTGCAAAGTGTGGTGGTGGATCCGGCGGACCGGTTATGGATCCTGGACACCGGCAGTCCGTTGTTCCAACCGACGGCGTTTGGCGGTCCAAAGCTGGTTTGCGTCGATCTGGCAACCGACACAGTGGTCAAAACAATTCTGTTTCCCCAAGATGTTGCCTTGCCGACCAGCTATCTCAACGATGTGCGCTTCGATCTGCGGCGCGGGCAGGAGGGTATCGCGTACCTGACGGATTCCTCGGACCAGGGACCGAACGGAATCGTGGTTGCCGATCTGGCTACCGGCGAAAGTTGGCGGCGGCTGCACGACCACCCCTCAACGAAAGCGGAAGAATTGTCTGCTTTCGTGCCGGTAGTCGAGGGGCGGCCCGTGGTGGAACGTCAAGCGGACGGCTCTGCCGGGCCCGCGATTGCGATGGGCTCCGATGGTATAGCCATCAGCAGCGACGGCGGCAGGCTGTACTACTGTCCACTGGCCAGCCGCCGACTCTACAGTGTGGCAACTGATGCGCTCGTGGACTGTTCAATCGACTCTGGTGCCGTGGCTGCCACAGTCACTGAGGAAGGAGACAAAGGCGGCGCCGGTGATGGACTCGAATCTGATGCGGCGGGCTACGTTTACGCGACGAACTACGAGCACAACGCCGTCCTCCGTTGGGCATCCGGTTCCGACGGAGCCTGGGAGACGGTGGCACACGATCCCCGGCTGTTATGGCCCGATACGCTCTCGCTGGCCCGCGACGGCTATCTCTATGTCACCGCGAACCAGCTGCATCGGCAGTCGGACTATCAGAATGGCGAAGACCGGCGGGTTAAGCCCTACACACTGTTTCGAATACGCGTGGACGCCGAGCCGGTGCTACTGCGCTGA
- a CDS encoding low temperature requirement protein A produces MRKRAVSGEQGSEDAADRSVGTLELFFDLVFVYAMSQVTILMLADISWTGFGRGLLTLAAVWWAWVCYAWLTNSSDHAGPAHRLLIFFAMAAMLVAAVALPQAFGAGALVFGLAFLAVRLIHVALLALDVRSDAEVGAPALRLIPPCSPDLCCCWPPRSSTHRRGSCCG; encoded by the coding sequence ATGCGCAAGCGGGCAGTGTCCGGGGAGCAGGGATCTGAGGACGCGGCGGACCGATCGGTTGGGACGCTGGAATTGTTCTTTGATCTGGTCTTCGTCTATGCGATGTCCCAGGTGACCATCCTGATGTTGGCGGACATCTCGTGGACGGGTTTTGGACGCGGGCTCTTGACGCTCGCCGCGGTGTGGTGGGCATGGGTCTGCTACGCCTGGCTGACTAACAGCTCTGACCACGCGGGGCCTGCGCACCGCCTGCTGATCTTCTTTGCGATGGCGGCGATGCTGGTCGCCGCAGTCGCGCTGCCGCAGGCTTTTGGCGCCGGCGCGCTGGTGTTCGGGCTCGCGTTCCTGGCGGTCCGACTGATTCACGTGGCGCTGCTGGCTCTCGATGTACGGAGCGATGCAGAAGTGGGTGCGCCCGCGCTCCGGTTAATCCCACCCTGCTCTCCGGACCTGTGTTGCTGTTGGCCGCCGCGTTCGTCGACACACCGGCGCGGGAGCTGCTGTGGATAG
- a CDS encoding glutathione-independent formaldehyde dehydrogenase has protein sequence MKAVVYNGPRDVSVGDVSDAKIERPTDVLVKITATNICGSDLHMYEGRTDFETGRNFGHENMGQVVEVGDGVDKVKVGEYVVLPFNISCGFCKNCERGHTNYCLTTQPDAALAGAAYGFAGMGPWAGGQAEMLRVPYGDHNCLRLGEDAKEKENDYVMLADIFPTGYHAPEMAGVVPGDTVVIYGAGPVGLMAALSATTKGAARVMVVDRHPDRLRLAEQIGAIPIDDSKTDPVQFVLDQTMGLGADRGCECVGYQAHDPQGTEDPALTLNRLIASVRFTGGIGVVGVFMPADPGGPNEDAKQGKVAIDYGLHWFKGQTIGSGQCPVKKYNRQLRDLIAGDKVKPSWIVSHEIPLTEAADAYRNFDERNDGWTKVVIKPELANA, from the coding sequence ATGAAAGCGGTTGTATATAACGGTCCGAGGGACGTCAGTGTTGGTGACGTTTCGGACGCGAAGATTGAACGACCCACCGATGTGTTGGTCAAAATCACCGCAACGAATATCTGCGGATCCGACCTGCACATGTACGAGGGGCGCACGGATTTCGAGACCGGACGAAACTTCGGCCACGAGAATATGGGCCAGGTGGTCGAGGTCGGCGACGGCGTAGACAAGGTCAAAGTCGGCGAATATGTGGTGCTGCCCTTCAACATTTCCTGCGGGTTCTGCAAGAACTGCGAACGCGGTCACACCAACTACTGCCTGACCACCCAGCCCGATGCTGCACTGGCCGGAGCCGCGTATGGATTCGCGGGAATGGGACCCTGGGCCGGCGGGCAGGCGGAAATGCTGCGGGTTCCCTACGGCGACCACAACTGCCTCCGCCTGGGGGAGGACGCCAAAGAGAAAGAGAACGATTATGTGATGCTCGCCGACATCTTCCCCACCGGCTACCACGCCCCCGAAATGGCCGGGGTGGTACCCGGGGACACGGTGGTGATCTACGGTGCAGGCCCAGTTGGCTTGATGGCGGCATTATCCGCGACCACCAAGGGCGCCGCCAGAGTGATGGTGGTCGACCGCCATCCGGACCGGCTGCGGCTCGCCGAGCAGATCGGCGCCATACCGATTGACGATTCGAAGACCGACCCGGTGCAGTTTGTGTTGGATCAGACCATGGGTTTGGGTGCTGACCGCGGCTGTGAATGCGTGGGGTACCAGGCCCATGACCCGCAAGGTACCGAAGATCCGGCGCTGACGTTGAACCGGCTGATCGCCTCGGTGCGCTTCACCGGCGGGATCGGAGTCGTCGGTGTCTTCATGCCAGCCGATCCTGGTGGACCTAATGAGGATGCCAAGCAGGGCAAGGTTGCCATTGACTACGGCCTGCACTGGTTCAAAGGTCAGACCATTGGGTCCGGCCAGTGCCCGGTGAAGAAATACAACCGGCAGCTGCGTGACCTGATCGCCGGAGACAAGGTGAAGCCGTCCTGGATCGTCTCGCACGAGATCCCGCTGACCGAAGCGGCGGATGCCTACCGCAACTTCGATGAGCGTAATGACGGATGGACCAAAGTTGTTATCAAACCCGAGTTGGCAAACGCATGA
- a CDS encoding lycopene cyclase domain-containing protein yields the protein MGAAYLLFLLVSLGCMVLLDQRLRLFFWHDAGRAALVLAVGILFFLGWDLAGIGLGIFYRGQTELMLGVMLAPELPLEELVFLTFLSYLVMNLFLMFRRVFGKVLNRARLEERA from the coding sequence ATGGGAGCCGCCTACCTGCTGTTCCTTCTGGTCTCGCTGGGGTGCATGGTGCTGCTGGACCAGCGCCTGCGATTGTTCTTCTGGCACGACGCCGGGAGGGCGGCTCTGGTCCTGGCGGTGGGGATCCTGTTCTTCCTCGGGTGGGATCTGGCCGGGATCGGCCTCGGCATCTTTTACCGCGGGCAGACCGAGCTGATGCTCGGCGTAATGCTCGCGCCCGAACTGCCATTGGAGGAACTGGTCTTCCTGACCTTCCTCAGCTACCTCGTGATGAACCTTTTCCTGATGTTCCGGCGCGTGTTCGGGAAGGTTCTCAACCGCGCGCGGTTGGAGGAACGGGCATGA
- a CDS encoding phytoene/squalene synthase family protein, which produces MSRTRNSLADYTGAAAKSSAVVLRSYSTSFGLASRLFEREVRVQVETVYALVRIADEIVDGVASAAGLSEDETRNRLDELERETERAMASGYSANLVVHAFADTARRTGIGVDLTRPFFASMRADLDQVEHTPESFAEYVYGSAEVVGLMCLKCFLYGTGVGAEEERRLEGGARHLGAAFQKINFLRDLAEDFTSLGRSYFPDVSPLNFSEEHKVRLLEDIERDLDESRRVLSGLPPSSRRAVALAQELFAELAERIRATPATSLMSSRLSVPNTMKLRIALAVLAGKRGMSARDGVRP; this is translated from the coding sequence GCGCTCCTACTCAACCTCCTTCGGGTTGGCCTCGCGCCTGTTCGAGCGCGAAGTCCGCGTGCAGGTCGAGACTGTGTACGCGCTGGTCCGGATAGCGGATGAAATTGTCGACGGCGTTGCCTCCGCAGCCGGGCTCAGCGAGGACGAAACCCGCAACCGGCTGGATGAGCTTGAACGGGAGACTGAACGCGCCATGGCCTCCGGTTACAGCGCCAACCTCGTGGTGCACGCATTCGCCGACACGGCACGGCGCACGGGGATCGGGGTTGACCTCACGCGCCCGTTCTTCGCTTCCATGCGCGCCGACCTGGACCAGGTGGAGCACACTCCGGAATCTTTCGCGGAGTACGTCTACGGTTCAGCGGAGGTTGTCGGGCTGATGTGCCTGAAGTGCTTCCTGTACGGCACCGGTGTGGGCGCTGAGGAGGAGCGCCGGCTCGAAGGCGGCGCCCGACACCTCGGCGCAGCGTTCCAGAAGATCAACTTCCTCAGGGACCTCGCCGAAGATTTCACGTCCTTGGGGCGCAGCTACTTCCCGGACGTCTCGCCGCTGAACTTCAGTGAGGAGCACAAGGTGCGGCTGCTGGAGGACATCGAGCGGGATCTCGATGAGTCTCGGCGTGTGTTGAGCGGCCTCCCGCCGTCCAGCCGACGCGCCGTAGCCCTTGCCCAGGAGCTCTTCGCCGAACTGGCAGAACGGATCCGCGCCACACCGGCGACAAGCCTCATGTCCAGCCGCCTCAGCGTGCCGAACACGATGAAACTCCGGATTGCGCTCGCCGTTCTCGCGGGGAAACGCGGTATGTCCGCGCGGGACGGTGTTCGGCCGTGA
- a CDS encoding prenyltransferase, whose amino-acid sequence MLRTLFLSSRPLSWVNTAFPFAAAFLLTAGGIDLAWVIGTLYFLVPYNLAMYGINDVFDYESDLRNPRKGGVEGAVLDRTMHKVTLRAAIATNVPFLAVLVLLGSPLSWLVLAISVFAVIAYSAPGLRFKERPFLDSVTSSTHFVSPALYGLVLAGADFTPALWALLAAFFLWGVASQAFGAVQDIAADRAGGIASIATVTGARATVRFAVGAYLVSGALLLFTPWPGPLASFLVLPYVVNIVPFASLEDDDGEVANRGWKRFLWLNYVTGFLVTMLLIWYANSIWWYAN is encoded by the coding sequence ATTCTGCGCACTCTTTTCCTTTCCTCCCGGCCGCTCTCCTGGGTGAATACGGCGTTCCCGTTCGCGGCAGCGTTTCTGCTGACGGCGGGCGGCATCGACCTCGCGTGGGTGATCGGCACGTTGTACTTCCTGGTTCCGTACAACCTCGCGATGTACGGGATCAACGACGTCTTCGACTATGAATCCGACCTGCGCAATCCCCGGAAGGGCGGCGTGGAGGGCGCGGTGCTGGACCGCACCATGCACAAGGTCACGCTTCGGGCCGCGATCGCGACGAACGTGCCGTTCCTGGCGGTGCTGGTTCTGTTGGGGAGCCCGTTGTCATGGCTGGTCCTTGCGATCAGCGTGTTCGCGGTCATCGCGTACAGCGCACCGGGGTTGCGTTTCAAGGAGCGCCCGTTTCTCGATTCGGTGACGTCGAGCACGCACTTCGTCAGCCCCGCGCTGTACGGGCTGGTCCTTGCAGGCGCTGACTTCACGCCGGCTCTATGGGCATTGCTCGCGGCGTTCTTTCTGTGGGGTGTGGCCAGCCAGGCGTTCGGTGCCGTGCAGGATATCGCCGCAGACCGCGCGGGTGGAATTGCGTCGATCGCGACCGTGACCGGTGCCCGCGCGACCGTCCGGTTCGCCGTCGGCGCGTATCTGGTCAGCGGCGCCCTCCTCCTGTTCACGCCCTGGCCGGGGCCGCTGGCGTCTTTCCTCGTCCTGCCGTACGTGGTCAACATCGTCCCGTTCGCGTCGCTAGAGGACGACGACGGCGAGGTCGCCAACCGCGGCTGGAAGCGGTTCCTCTGGCTGAACTACGTCACCGGGTTCCTGGTCACGATGTTGCTGATCTGGTACGCGAACTCAATCTGGTGGTACGCGAATTAA
- a CDS encoding putative quinol monooxygenase, translating into MSGVVNAALLVRVQAQPGKEDEVEQFLRDGLAIVNDEPGTVAWFAVRFGPSSFGIFDAFPDDAARQTHLGGRLGTALMARAEELFTEAPTVEPVDVIAHKLP; encoded by the coding sequence ATGAGCGGGGTGGTCAACGCCGCGTTGTTGGTGCGGGTTCAGGCGCAGCCCGGGAAAGAGGATGAAGTCGAGCAGTTCCTGCGTGATGGTTTGGCGATCGTGAACGACGAGCCAGGGACAGTGGCGTGGTTCGCAGTCCGGTTTGGTCCCTCGAGCTTCGGGATCTTCGACGCGTTTCCTGATGACGCGGCGCGGCAGACTCACCTTGGTGGACGCCTCGGAACTGCGTTGATGGCCCGGGCAGAGGAACTGTTCACCGAGGCGCCCACCGTCGAACCCGTGGACGTGATCGCCCACAAACTCCCCTAA
- the crtI gene encoding phytoene desaturase family protein, translating into MKGRVSRGRDVVVIGGGISGLATSALLAAVGYTVTLLEKQAEVGGRAGSWSEAGFRFDAGPSWYLMPEVIDHYFALLGTSADEQLDLVKLDPGYRVLSEGFEEPVDVPAQRRQVVELFERLESGAGARLERYLDSAAETYTMATRRFLYSTFESFGPLLTPDVLARVPRLIRLLLEPLHSYARRHVSDPRLQQILEYPAVFLGTSPFAAPSMYHLMSHLDLDDGVLYPQGGFTELVGAIERLAVEAGVTIRTDAEVLGIETTRAASKRRPAAVRGVRYRDRNGREVSLAADVVVSAADLHHTETRLLPRELQTFPKRYWAHSTAGPSALLLYLGVRGELPQLRHHTLLFTKDWEENFRAIFGRTTFIPTPASMYVCKPSATDPGVAPEGHENVFVLVPIPADPSLGGSGGERIERVANAVIGQLSEWAGIPDLAERIVLRRSYGPADFERDYHSWKGTSLGPAHTLRQSAFFRAGNASKKVQGLYYAGGSTIPGIGIPMCLISAELVLKRLRRDTSTGPLTEPVRPVVVRDGA; encoded by the coding sequence GTGAAGGGCCGAGTGTCCCGGGGGCGCGACGTCGTCGTTATTGGTGGAGGCATCAGCGGCCTGGCCACCTCGGCACTGCTCGCGGCTGTTGGTTACACAGTGACGCTCCTCGAGAAGCAGGCCGAGGTAGGCGGCCGCGCGGGATCGTGGAGCGAGGCCGGTTTCCGGTTCGACGCCGGACCCTCCTGGTACCTGATGCCCGAGGTGATCGACCACTACTTTGCGCTGCTCGGGACGTCCGCGGATGAACAGCTGGACCTTGTGAAGCTGGACCCCGGGTACCGCGTCCTGTCCGAGGGGTTCGAGGAGCCTGTGGACGTTCCGGCGCAGCGGCGTCAGGTGGTGGAACTTTTCGAGCGGCTCGAATCCGGTGCGGGAGCCCGGCTTGAGCGGTATCTCGACTCGGCCGCCGAGACGTACACGATGGCCACGCGCCGCTTCCTTTACTCCACGTTCGAATCCTTCGGCCCGCTGCTCACGCCGGATGTGCTCGCCCGGGTGCCACGCCTTATCCGGCTGCTGCTGGAACCGCTGCACAGCTATGCCAGGCGGCATGTGAGCGATCCGCGGTTGCAGCAGATCCTCGAGTATCCCGCGGTGTTCCTAGGCACGTCTCCGTTCGCCGCGCCGAGCATGTACCACCTCATGAGCCACCTGGACCTCGACGACGGCGTGCTCTACCCACAGGGCGGCTTCACAGAGTTGGTCGGTGCCATCGAGCGGTTGGCGGTCGAGGCCGGCGTCACCATCCGCACCGACGCGGAGGTGCTCGGGATCGAGACCACCCGGGCGGCGTCGAAACGGCGCCCGGCAGCGGTGCGCGGTGTCCGCTACCGCGACCGGAACGGCAGGGAAGTGAGCCTGGCGGCCGACGTCGTCGTTTCTGCCGCGGACCTGCACCACACCGAAACCCGGCTTTTGCCGCGCGAGCTACAAACTTTCCCCAAACGGTACTGGGCGCACAGCACTGCCGGGCCCAGCGCACTGCTGCTCTACCTGGGCGTCCGCGGTGAACTGCCGCAGCTGCGCCACCACACACTACTCTTCACGAAGGACTGGGAAGAGAATTTCCGGGCAATCTTCGGAAGGACCACGTTCATCCCCACTCCCGCGTCGATGTACGTGTGCAAGCCGAGCGCTACCGACCCGGGCGTTGCGCCCGAGGGCCACGAGAACGTGTTCGTCCTGGTTCCCATCCCGGCGGATCCGAGCCTGGGCGGCAGCGGCGGCGAGCGGATCGAGCGGGTGGCCAACGCCGTGATCGGACAGCTCAGTGAATGGGCCGGAATTCCCGATTTGGCCGAGCGGATCGTGCTGCGGAGGAGCTACGGTCCGGCGGATTTCGAACGCGATTACCACTCCTGGAAGGGCACGTCGCTGGGGCCGGCGCACACCCTGCGGCAGAGCGCATTCTTCCGCGCCGGCAACGCCAGCAAGAAAGTGCAGGGCCTGTACTACGCGGGTGGGTCGACTATCCCGGGAATCGGCATTCCCATGTGCCTGATCAGTGCGGAGCTCGTGTTGAAGCGCCTGCGCAGGGACACCAGCACCGGCCCATTGACCGAACCGGTCCGCCCTGTCGTTGTGCGGGACGGCGCCTGA
- a CDS encoding low temperature requirement protein A — translation MLLLAAAFVDTPARELLWIAAVVIDFSGPVLVGTAGWGVAPGYFVERHGLIIIIALGEAIVEVGAGAEGSVGRPGVVIAVLLAVLIAAGLWWSYFGYLRGGAERRLRGTGNQERARLARDSYSYLHLPLVAGVMFFALGVHEAVTNVAEPLRPLPAVALAGGVALFFLGDVAYRWRDHHQLAAGRLLAGVAATALIPVAVLAPALAALAGLTLICVLQTSWELWRHPAIGPVDNS, via the coding sequence GTGTTGCTGTTGGCCGCCGCGTTCGTCGACACACCGGCGCGGGAGCTGCTGTGGATAGCGGCCGTGGTGATCGACTTCTCGGGGCCGGTTCTGGTCGGCACCGCCGGCTGGGGAGTGGCGCCCGGTTACTTCGTGGAGCGGCACGGGCTCATCATCATCATCGCGCTAGGTGAGGCGATCGTCGAGGTCGGCGCTGGCGCCGAAGGCTCTGTGGGGCGGCCGGGTGTGGTAATCGCGGTTCTCCTCGCTGTGCTGATCGCGGCCGGCCTGTGGTGGTCCTACTTCGGTTATCTCCGCGGTGGGGCCGAACGGAGGCTGCGTGGCACCGGGAACCAGGAGCGGGCCCGGCTGGCGCGCGATTCATACAGTTATCTGCACTTGCCGCTGGTAGCCGGGGTGATGTTCTTCGCACTAGGTGTACACGAGGCCGTCACGAATGTGGCCGAACCGCTCCGGCCGCTGCCTGCCGTCGCCCTGGCCGGTGGCGTCGCATTGTTCTTCCTCGGCGACGTCGCCTACCGATGGCGCGATCACCACCAGCTTGCCGCCGGTCGTCTCCTTGCAGGGGTGGCGGCTACTGCACTAATCCCGGTCGCGGTGTTGGCGCCGGCGTTGGCGGCGCTTGCCGGGCTCACCCTGATCTGCGTACTGCAAACCAGCTGGGAACTCTGGCGGCACCCTGCGATCGGGCCAGTTGACAACTCCTGA
- a CDS encoding lycopene cyclase domain-containing protein: MTYWTLNAFFLLPALIVAVAAVVVLRGRERRVALAAAGGAAVVVLVLTAVFDSLMIAAGLFSYAPELISGVFVGLAPLEDFAYPVAAVLLLPSLWILLGERKRKRP, translated from the coding sequence ATGACGTACTGGACGCTGAATGCATTCTTCCTCCTGCCGGCCCTCATCGTGGCGGTGGCGGCCGTCGTCGTGCTGCGGGGGCGGGAGCGCAGGGTGGCACTGGCAGCGGCGGGTGGCGCCGCCGTCGTCGTACTGGTTCTTACCGCCGTGTTCGACAGTCTGATGATCGCTGCCGGGCTGTTCAGTTACGCGCCGGAGCTGATTTCCGGAGTTTTCGTTGGGCTCGCACCGCTTGAGGACTTCGCATATCCGGTGGCGGCGGTGCTCCTGCTGCCCTCGCTGTGGATCCTCCTGGGCGAGCGGAAGCGGAAGCGCCCGTGA
- a CDS encoding zinc-dependent alcohol dehydrogenase yields MKALTWRGINSLEVETIDDPAILNGHDVIVKVELTVTCGSDLHLLGGYIPTMRAGDVLGHEFVGEVVEVGSSVSKHQIGDRVVVCSFIACGNCWFCKHELYSLCDNGNNNDAIPETLWGYAPGGCFGYSHAMGGWTGSHAEYIRVPYADVGAFKVPDGVSSQRALFASDSAPTGWMGADLGGVQPGDVVAVWGAGAVGQMAARAAVLLGAERVVVIDRYQYRLDQVQTHIEADTLDYTRTSVLAELKEMTGGRGPDVCIEAVGMEAHSTGPDYLYDQVKQQLRLQTDRPTAVREAIMACRKGGSVFVLGVFGGLVDKFPLGAVMNNGLTLRSAQQHGQRYVPMLLERMAADELKTEHLATHIMPLDEGPKGYDIFKNKKDNCVRTVFRP; encoded by the coding sequence ATGAAAGCCCTGACATGGCGGGGAATCAATTCCCTGGAAGTGGAAACGATCGATGACCCGGCCATCCTCAACGGCCACGATGTGATCGTCAAGGTAGAGCTAACGGTCACCTGCGGGTCTGATCTGCATCTCCTCGGCGGTTATATACCCACGATGCGCGCCGGCGATGTCCTCGGTCATGAGTTCGTGGGCGAGGTTGTGGAGGTCGGCTCCTCGGTGTCCAAGCATCAGATCGGCGACCGGGTGGTGGTGTGCTCCTTCATCGCCTGCGGGAACTGTTGGTTCTGCAAGCACGAGCTGTACTCGCTGTGCGATAACGGCAATAACAATGACGCGATCCCCGAAACCTTATGGGGGTACGCGCCCGGCGGTTGCTTCGGGTATTCCCATGCGATGGGCGGCTGGACAGGCAGCCACGCAGAGTACATTCGTGTGCCGTACGCGGATGTCGGTGCCTTCAAAGTGCCCGACGGCGTCAGCAGCCAACGCGCTTTGTTCGCCTCGGATTCCGCGCCGACGGGATGGATGGGCGCCGATCTCGGCGGCGTTCAACCCGGTGACGTTGTCGCCGTCTGGGGAGCGGGCGCCGTGGGACAGATGGCAGCGCGGGCCGCGGTTCTGCTCGGTGCAGAGCGGGTGGTGGTCATTGACCGCTATCAGTACCGGCTGGACCAGGTTCAGACGCACATCGAGGCGGACACGCTCGATTACACGAGAACCTCCGTGCTGGCCGAGTTGAAAGAAATGACGGGCGGACGCGGGCCGGACGTCTGCATTGAGGCCGTGGGCATGGAAGCCCACAGCACTGGCCCCGATTACCTCTACGACCAGGTCAAGCAGCAGTTGCGGTTGCAGACCGACCGCCCGACAGCGGTACGCGAGGCAATCATGGCCTGCCGCAAGGGAGGAAGCGTTTTTGTGCTCGGCGTTTTCGGTGGACTGGTGGACAAGTTCCCGCTGGGAGCGGTGATGAACAACGGGCTCACCCTCCGCTCCGCCCAGCAGCACGGGCAGCGGTACGTTCCCATGCTGCTGGAGCGAATGGCAGCCGATGAGCTGAAAACCGAGCACCTTGCCACACACATCATGCCCCTTGATGAAGGACCCAAAGGGTATGACATTTTCAAGAACAAGAAGGACAACTGCGTTCGGACCGTTTTCCGTCCGTGA